A single genomic interval of Microbacterium sp. zg-Y1090 harbors:
- a CDS encoding protein jag: MTLTPESADATVEQLEQEGDIAADYLEELLDIADIDGDLALDVRAGRAYVSVEAEDSSSLSRLSHPDTVQALQELTRLAVQNRTGRFSRLILDVGGSREQRQRELEKLVDVAIARLDEGASQASLPAMSSYERKLVHDVVSARGLVSESYGEGAERHTVIRRA, encoded by the coding sequence ATGACCCTCACGCCTGAATCCGCGGATGCCACTGTCGAGCAGCTCGAACAGGAAGGCGACATCGCCGCCGACTACCTCGAGGAGCTGCTGGACATCGCTGACATCGACGGCGATCTCGCCTTGGATGTGCGCGCGGGACGGGCGTACGTGTCGGTGGAAGCCGAAGACTCCTCGTCGCTCTCGCGTCTGAGTCATCCCGACACCGTGCAGGCGCTGCAGGAGCTGACGCGTCTGGCCGTGCAGAACCGCACCGGTCGGTTCTCGCGGCTGATCCTCGACGTCGGGGGCTCCCGCGAGCAGCGTCAGCGTGAGCTGGAGAAGCTCGTCGATGTCGCGATCGCCCGGCTGGATGAGGGAGCGTCGCAGGCGTCTCTGCCGGCGATGTCGAGCTACGAGCGCAAGCTCGTGCACGATGTGGTGTCGGCGCGCGGCCTCGTCTCGGAGTCGTACGG